One window from the genome of Dermacentor silvarum isolate Dsil-2018 chromosome 5, BIME_Dsil_1.4, whole genome shotgun sequence encodes:
- the LOC119453523 gene encoding centromere protein X-like isoform X2, with protein MAAKAGASKQTSKDRVDDEHVEVLDDNAEVVANEMITRTTTFKVKTIQELMKLNFEDEKTRISADAVKLLAEFFRVFTMEAVQRATEQAKVQCDTVVTTEHLEKVLPQLVFDFP; from the exons ATGGCGGCAAAAGCGGGCGCTTCGAAACAAACGTCGAAAGATCGAGTAGACGACGAACATGTTGAAGTGTTGGACGACAACGCCGAAGTAGTCGCCAATGAGATGATCACGCGGACGACGACGTTTAAAGTA AAGACCATCCAAGAGCTGATGAAGCTGAACTTTGAAGACGAGAAGACAAGGA TAAGTGCCGATGCAGTCAAGCTGCTTGCAGAGTTCTTCCGGGTGTTTACAATGG AAGCGGTACAAAGGGCCACTGAGCAAGCAAAG GTTCAGTGTGACACTGTCGTCACAACGGAGCACCTAGAGAAAGTTCTGCCGCAGTTG GTGTTTGACTTTCCTTGA
- the LOC119453523 gene encoding uncharacterized protein LOC119453523 isoform X1, with protein sequence MAAKAGASKQTSKDRVDDEHVEVLDDNAEVVANEMITRTTTFKVKTIQELMKLNFEDEKTRISADAVKLLAEFFRVFTMGPIAIGKVNYHMNNKDNTRTIGWSDIQSSYICSTKI encoded by the exons ATGGCGGCAAAAGCGGGCGCTTCGAAACAAACGTCGAAAGATCGAGTAGACGACGAACATGTTGAAGTGTTGGACGACAACGCCGAAGTAGTCGCCAATGAGATGATCACGCGGACGACGACGTTTAAAGTA AAGACCATCCAAGAGCTGATGAAGCTGAACTTTGAAGACGAGAAGACAAGGA TAAGTGCCGATGCAGTCAAGCTGCTTGCAGAGTTCTTCCGGGTGTTTACAATGG GGCCAATTGCTATAGGGAAGGTCAATTATCACATGAATAACAAAGATAACACAAGAACAATTGGTTGGAGTGACATTCAGAGCTCTTATATTTGCTCAACAAAAATATAG